The following are from one region of the Bacteroidales bacterium genome:
- a CDS encoding helix-turn-helix domain-containing protein, translating into MKKKKSFEILELLSKLTISIEKIEQQLAGSTSTNEPEYLSIDELAKLTGLSKNTIYQKRSRREIPAYKFGRELRFKKSDLNTWMETKKHPMLNLLQEVK; encoded by the coding sequence ATGAAAAAAAAGAAATCATTTGAAATTTTAGAGTTGCTCTCTAAGCTGACAATCAGCATTGAGAAAATAGAGCAACAACTGGCAGGCTCAACCAGCACAAACGAGCCGGAATATTTGTCTATCGATGAACTAGCAAAATTAACAGGACTTAGTAAAAACACGATTTATCAAAAGCGTTCGAGGCGTGAAATTCCCGCCTACAAATTTGGAAGGGAACTTCGATTCAAGAAATCTGATCTTAATACCTGGATGGAAACTAAGAAACATCCGATGTTGAACTTATTACAGGAGGTAAAATGA
- a CDS encoding DUF3987 domain-containing protein, with the protein MTQKKIENQLIVTTTPLLPIEGFPEFIQEFITTCTSTYQTPRDYWASGVIIATALGIGDKIVIKTKYTDAPILWLCNVGDVSIGKTEPLKLCLQYFEQKDNASISTYNKAIEDWERTQNGTDTSNGTERPRCFQYILKDATPEAMAEVHSVNSRGIIYYRDELKGWIDDFGRYNKSGEQSNMLSSFNQVSMPYNRKGSARITNIPKPFILVAGGIQPDLLPTLAKDARAESGFLARFVFAFPDNPVKPNYSKDVVPPELFQQFGLFLESLAKIPETITLKLGEEAELYYAEWFNHNAETSNATEIGYLKGVYGKFDIICIRIAIVIRGMNMFFNSETSDEITFEEMKAAVDITEYFRATALKVYDRIFGEGKLPPINRAQVIRYLVNEAGLPKTEVARLLGVERPTVYRALK; encoded by the coding sequence ATGACCCAAAAAAAAATTGAAAATCAATTAATTGTTACTACAACCCCGTTGTTGCCCATTGAGGGCTTCCCTGAGTTTATCCAGGAATTCATAACAACATGTACATCAACTTACCAAACCCCACGTGATTATTGGGCAAGTGGTGTTATTATCGCTACAGCGCTTGGCATTGGCGATAAGATTGTGATTAAAACCAAGTATACTGATGCGCCAATACTTTGGCTGTGTAACGTCGGCGATGTTTCAATCGGCAAAACTGAGCCGCTGAAGTTATGTCTGCAATATTTTGAGCAGAAGGACAATGCATCAATCTCGACCTACAACAAGGCGATTGAAGACTGGGAGAGGACTCAGAACGGGACGGACACAAGCAACGGAACGGAAAGACCCCGTTGTTTTCAATACATTTTAAAAGATGCCACTCCGGAAGCTATGGCTGAGGTGCATTCGGTTAATTCCCGTGGAATTATTTATTACCGGGACGAACTGAAGGGATGGATTGATGATTTTGGACGATACAACAAAAGCGGTGAGCAATCGAACATGCTTTCTTCTTTTAATCAGGTGTCTATGCCCTATAATCGCAAAGGCTCGGCCAGAATTACAAATATTCCGAAACCATTTATTCTGGTTGCAGGTGGAATACAACCGGACTTACTTCCTACCCTGGCTAAAGATGCACGGGCAGAGAGTGGTTTTCTGGCAAGGTTTGTATTTGCCTTTCCTGATAATCCTGTAAAACCAAATTATAGCAAGGATGTTGTTCCGCCGGAACTATTCCAGCAGTTTGGATTATTCCTTGAATCTTTGGCAAAAATCCCTGAAACCATAACCCTGAAGCTGGGAGAAGAGGCAGAACTTTACTATGCCGAATGGTTTAACCACAATGCAGAAACTTCAAATGCAACAGAGATCGGATACCTAAAGGGTGTTTACGGAAAATTCGACATCATCTGCATACGCATAGCAATCGTAATCCGAGGAATGAACATGTTTTTCAATTCCGAAACATCAGACGAGATTACATTTGAGGAGATGAAGGCCGCAGTTGATATCACCGAATATTTCCGGGCAACAGCCCTAAAAGTCTATGACAGGATTTTTGGTGAAGGAAAGTTACCCCCAATCAACCGGGCTCAGGTAATCCGCTATCTCGTAAATGAAGCTGGGTTGCCTAAAACCGAGGTAGCAAGACTTCTTGGTGTAGAAAGACCAACAGTATATCGGGCGCTCAAATAA
- a CDS encoding ATP-dependent DNA helicase RecQ: MKQRIAGYIFDNLFPLFEPKSSESRAFGKLANWLSHFQINSKTHFEQTPPQYSPGLAVLVNLIQRGQPTRLNLYALQEMVKRSSLLTIDHDNLVSINAGFKDNNKEIADQVLRSLHIIDPRLNRNTLAKTYHQSWEKLDSPFEEGFLYKKLPSALGSKLQNNADFILQLMAKQRSITSITVDAINKEGLTERVRNNFQDQRTDFSIEFPYHQDNKPRGIVVEIDGTQHNNDSQRYLDTERNKAVAYSGWHNTLRISTADFTNTHLEQKIINLLLPAISNLYIKVCYENYCRTLLDNGLKQEILEICLIPFAIARIQLAIIESLARGFLTSNSKAFKLAVLERDVPFARIALDDLLKLVEVLNSLTEKPIELPEIDLHVFNTTEFAKSKFQIVKCRLVEEFDKNERYDLLIDLAVLERDQSPPIIACNATEVISIRSVHYIETQRKVQTQDLIKYRRFFRKIENTDQWVVTDKIIEGSLQYLLQSIFRKKDFRDGQLPILNSSLQCKSVIGLLPTGGGKSLTYQLSALLQPGICLVIDPIRSLMKDQVDGLNRNLIDNCIYINSTLQGEAKRSAMRRLAEGKAQFVFVSPERLQMEDFRTILEDLYKSNIFFSYCVIDEAHCVSEWGHDFRTAYLRLGENAIKYCKTKNLESLPLFGLTATASYDVLADVQRELSGNDERNRLPEDSIVRAEFTKRHELQYLIEEVDFPEKEFENIWGLKNELGKRKQQRALQLVNEIPYTIIDFLTDESKIFSKDDWEKNEKKEQHSFQEMQLDEYNPNLFYLDQQAALIFCPHTKGIFGVTDKFKVDKNGNPVTPREGYFDVLEKLENIKAGFFIGSGDDSSVSSIIQEGSFNNQDKFINNDLNLMVATKAFGMGIDKENIRFTIHTNYPGSIESFVQEAGRAGRDRKLALSYILFNDQQVYLKKEKQNIEHDLETNMYFHLNSFKGELKELTVLDELLNEIYLPDRTFELENLINNEFDIEVKCNYWEGGHAKNLYIELGYDQPLGYLDLNTLSGYTNYLKKGHIQVNSVNPELSEQIWPLIKSYIDSLNLTELVHLWLQRSDTKIGIERILQSNRLGEKFKLTVGFYNNTKERVEFITKWLKETVHKFFKEETVRTMKSNSNDADAFIEQVCEHYKKFTKGKEIDFTKHCLARDKIKKLPSGTAKRRFMEKYNGYRDKMDTEKAIYRLSTLGIIDDYTVNFSSGTFTLYGTKKNKTDYFKHLKAYLLKYYSETSTNARLNKLDEIQEPTTLRQYLNFLVHFVYDNIRTKRQQAIQDMKKACREALNQKENGPVWLKEFIDLYFNSKYARDGYTYTDIRGKVVVASLTDLTEKGKIDKLDFVWFFMNVMDEDRSGGSQIDNIKHLRGACTRMTTSILEPMFCIEMLHAFALYMLEFRTRRYLEEAEAHLFEAFSIYQEKHPEMEEKDIKKVYDRFVKEVKERNPQLQSYLDKNKMEFDFDSVMIKKYLLALKTATSTIKNLNQILQ, encoded by the coding sequence ATGAAGCAACGAATTGCCGGTTACATTTTTGACAACTTGTTTCCCTTGTTTGAACCCAAATCAAGTGAAAGCAGAGCTTTTGGGAAGCTGGCAAACTGGTTGTCTCATTTTCAGATTAATTCCAAGACCCACTTTGAACAAACACCACCACAATATTCTCCAGGCCTTGCTGTACTGGTAAATCTTATTCAAAGGGGTCAACCTACCCGGCTCAATCTTTATGCTTTACAGGAAATGGTAAAGCGCAGCTCATTGCTAACAATTGACCATGACAATCTGGTAAGCATTAATGCAGGTTTCAAGGATAACAATAAAGAAATTGCAGACCAAGTGTTGAGAAGCCTGCATATCATTGATCCAAGGCTAAACCGAAACACTCTTGCTAAAACCTATCACCAATCATGGGAGAAGCTGGACAGTCCGTTTGAAGAAGGATTCCTTTATAAGAAACTTCCTTCAGCCCTGGGTTCAAAATTGCAGAACAATGCGGATTTTATTCTGCAATTAATGGCTAAACAAAGGAGTATTACTTCGATTACAGTAGACGCGATAAATAAGGAGGGCTTAACAGAAAGGGTAAGGAATAATTTCCAGGACCAAAGAACCGATTTTTCCATTGAATTTCCTTATCATCAAGATAACAAGCCCAGGGGGATTGTTGTTGAAATAGACGGCACACAACACAACAACGACAGCCAAAGATACCTTGACACAGAAAGAAATAAGGCGGTAGCTTATTCAGGTTGGCATAATACCTTACGAATTAGCACAGCAGACTTTACCAATACTCATCTGGAGCAAAAGATTATTAATCTTTTGCTTCCTGCAATCTCAAACCTTTACATCAAGGTCTGTTATGAGAACTATTGTAGAACTCTATTGGACAATGGATTAAAACAGGAAATACTTGAAATCTGCTTAATCCCATTTGCCATCGCGCGAATTCAGTTGGCAATCATTGAATCGCTGGCTCGTGGATTTTTGACTTCCAACTCCAAAGCTTTTAAACTTGCAGTATTAGAACGAGATGTACCCTTTGCCAGGATTGCACTTGATGATTTGCTGAAGCTTGTAGAAGTTTTAAACTCACTTACCGAAAAGCCTATTGAGCTACCTGAAATAGACTTGCATGTTTTCAACACAACCGAGTTTGCAAAAAGCAAGTTTCAAATTGTAAAGTGCCGGTTGGTTGAAGAATTTGATAAAAACGAGAGATATGATCTGTTGATTGATCTTGCAGTACTCGAAAGAGATCAGAGTCCTCCAATTATAGCATGTAATGCCACTGAAGTAATTTCTATCAGGTCTGTACACTATATTGAGACCCAGCGAAAGGTTCAAACCCAAGACTTAATTAAATACCGGCGATTTTTCAGAAAAATTGAAAACACTGATCAGTGGGTTGTTACGGATAAGATTATTGAGGGCAGCTTGCAGTATTTGTTGCAATCTATCTTCAGAAAAAAGGATTTCAGAGATGGGCAGCTTCCCATTTTAAACAGCTCATTGCAGTGCAAAAGTGTTATCGGACTGTTGCCTACCGGCGGTGGAAAATCTCTGACCTACCAGTTATCAGCGTTATTGCAACCAGGTATCTGCCTGGTCATTGATCCCATACGTTCTCTTATGAAAGACCAGGTAGATGGCTTAAATCGCAATCTAATTGATAACTGCATTTACATCAACTCTACCCTACAAGGGGAAGCGAAACGAAGTGCAATGCGGCGACTGGCTGAAGGAAAAGCACAATTTGTCTTCGTATCGCCGGAAAGGCTCCAAATGGAGGATTTCAGAACCATATTGGAGGATTTGTATAAGTCCAATATTTTCTTCAGCTATTGTGTTATTGACGAGGCTCATTGTGTATCTGAGTGGGGCCATGATTTCCGTACAGCATATCTTAGACTAGGTGAAAATGCAATAAAATACTGCAAAACCAAAAATCTGGAAAGCCTGCCATTATTTGGGCTTACTGCTACTGCTTCCTATGATGTGCTGGCCGACGTGCAAAGGGAGCTGTCCGGTAATGATGAACGCAACCGATTGCCCGAAGATTCAATTGTAAGGGCTGAATTTACCAAACGGCATGAACTACAATACCTGATTGAAGAAGTTGACTTCCCAGAAAAAGAATTTGAAAACATCTGGGGTTTAAAAAATGAACTGGGTAAGCGCAAACAGCAAAGAGCCTTGCAGTTGGTCAATGAAATACCATATACAATAATTGACTTCCTCACAGATGAATCCAAAATCTTCAGCAAAGATGACTGGGAAAAGAATGAAAAAAAAGAACAGCATTCTTTTCAGGAGATGCAGTTAGATGAATACAACCCTAACCTGTTTTACCTTGATCAGCAGGCAGCGCTGATTTTCTGTCCGCATACAAAAGGGATTTTTGGAGTTACTGATAAGTTTAAAGTAGATAAAAACGGCAACCCTGTAACTCCCAGAGAAGGCTATTTTGATGTGCTGGAAAAACTTGAAAACATCAAAGCAGGTTTTTTTATCGGCAGTGGCGATGACTCTTCGGTTTCTTCTATCATTCAGGAAGGATCTTTTAATAACCAGGATAAATTCATCAACAATGATCTGAATCTGATGGTAGCCACCAAAGCATTTGGCATGGGTATTGACAAGGAGAATATCAGGTTTACCATTCATACCAACTACCCTGGTTCCATTGAAAGTTTTGTACAGGAAGCTGGCCGGGCAGGAAGAGATAGGAAGCTGGCCCTCTCTTACATTCTATTTAATGATCAGCAGGTTTATCTAAAAAAAGAAAAACAAAACATTGAGCATGATCTTGAAACCAATATGTATTTCCATCTCAATTCTTTTAAAGGTGAGTTGAAAGAATTGACTGTATTGGACGAGCTACTTAATGAAATATACCTTCCCGATCGAACTTTTGAACTGGAGAATTTAATAAACAATGAGTTTGATATAGAAGTCAAGTGTAACTATTGGGAAGGTGGTCATGCAAAAAACCTTTATATTGAACTTGGGTATGATCAGCCATTGGGTTATTTGGACCTGAACACTTTAAGTGGGTATACAAATTATCTTAAAAAGGGTCACATTCAAGTCAATAGTGTCAATCCTGAGCTGTCTGAGCAAATTTGGCCTTTAATCAAATCGTATATTGATTCCTTGAACTTGACTGAACTAGTTCATTTGTGGTTGCAACGAAGCGACACAAAAATTGGTATCGAAAGAATTCTTCAAAGCAATCGCCTCGGTGAGAAATTTAAACTTACAGTAGGTTTTTACAACAACACTAAAGAACGGGTAGAATTTATTACCAAATGGCTGAAGGAAACTGTGCATAAGTTTTTTAAAGAAGAGACTGTTCGCACTATGAAGTCAAACAGCAACGATGCCGATGCATTTATAGAACAGGTATGTGAACATTACAAGAAATTCACAAAGGGAAAAGAGATTGATTTTACTAAACACTGTCTGGCTAGAGATAAAATAAAGAAACTTCCATCTGGCACTGCTAAACGTAGGTTCATGGAAAAGTACAACGGGTACCGCGACAAAATGGATACGGAAAAAGCCATTTACAGGCTTTCCACATTAGGGATTATTGATGATTATACAGTAAACTTCTCTTCCGGAACCTTTACACTCTATGGAACAAAGAAGAATAAAACAGATTACTTCAAACACCTTAAAGCATACCTGCTAAAATATTATTCAGAAACAAGCACAAATGCACGTTTAAATAAACTGGACGAAATCCAGGAGCCCACAACCCTGCGGCAGTACCTGAATTTTCTTGTTCACTTTGTATATGACAATATCCGCACAAAAAGACAGCAAGCCATTCAGGACATGAAAAAGGCTTGTCGTGAAGCCCTCAACCAAAAAGAAAATGGGCCTGTTTGGTTGAAAGAGTTTATTGATTTGTATTTCAACTCAAAATACGCAAGGGATGGATATACGTATACTGACATTAGGGGGAAGGTGGTGGTAGCTTCTCTTACTGACCTCACAGAAAAAGGTAAAATAGACAAACTGGACTTTGTTTGGTTTTTTATGAATGTTATGGATGAAGACCGTAGTGGGGGCAGCCAGATTGATAATATTAAACACTTGCGCGGGGCTTGCACAAGGATGACAACAAGTATCCTTGAACCCATGTTCTGCATTGAGATGCTTCATGCTTTTGCCCTGTATATGCTCGAATTTCGCACACGTAGATATCTTGAAGAGGCTGAAGCTCATCTGTTTGAGGCATTTTCTATTTATCAGGAAAAACATCCTGAAATGGAAGAGAAAGACATCAAAAAAGTCTATGACCGTTTTGTTAAGGAAGTGAAGGAAAGGAATCCTCAGCTTCAGTCCTATCTTGACAAAAATAAAATGGAGTTCGATTTCGATTCCGTCATGATCAAAAAGTATCTTTTGGCATTAAAGACAGCAACCAGCACAATAAAGAATTTGAACCAAATACTTCAATAA
- a CDS encoding ATP-dependent helicase: protein MRNELNYPGQTDSTVCHSSIDEMIARFALALPKENGTEIGATELNEELKNKGRFIEPELSDECLDKIIELKAIAEGIGEKIIEHAPFTEKPEFKIKYQKELNHQQLTAVTTTDRPMLVIAGAGSGKTRVITYKVAYLIENGVPPSEILLLTFTRKAADEMLGRVESLLTETAVGNVLGGTFHRFANYALRRWAYLIGIPNNFTIIDTEDTADIIDLVKKELGITGMKDGPAFPRKGKIQKIISRARNLERSVKDVITEFFDENLDYVEEIEILDQAQQKYKAMSNLLDYDDLMLVLRDKLRDNEEFRSRIQQSIKYVLVDEYQDTNNAQREIVELLAGENGKVTVVGDDSQSIYGFRGANFENILRFPQSFPSCGIVMMEQNYRSDQGILNFCNDVISNARLGFKKKLFAERDTGKKPIVRRFADGQDEAEFIVDTMLELRENELDYEDFAVLTRASWHSNYVQAELQKRGIPYIVVGGIKFSERRHVKDLMAMIKITENSLDALSWHRILKLIEGIGEFKAREIVDQIHQNKGVIELSRFSKRMYYPELERLQATLNQVIEGNFTVSRTVEIMINYYKPILKQIEDDYASRNKDLDIFAIIAGKYDDMRKFLTDFALDPPSNRYQDENTPMTEPDEKPMVISTIHSAKGLEWHTVFLPFALDGLIPSIKALETIEKLEEERRLFYVACSRAMENLYITMPAYVPVYGAVFTLPTRFLYDVEESHYEVLN, encoded by the coding sequence ATGAGAAATGAACTCAATTATCCAGGGCAAACGGATTCAACAGTTTGCCACTCTTCCATTGATGAAATGATCGCAAGGTTTGCGCTTGCCCTACCAAAGGAAAACGGTACTGAAATTGGCGCAACCGAATTAAACGAGGAATTAAAAAACAAGGGAAGATTTATTGAACCGGAATTATCTGATGAATGCCTCGATAAAATTATAGAATTAAAGGCAATAGCTGAAGGCATCGGAGAAAAGATCATCGAACATGCTCCGTTTACTGAAAAACCGGAATTCAAGATCAAATATCAAAAAGAGCTTAATCACCAGCAGCTTACAGCTGTTACAACCACTGACAGACCAATGCTTGTTATTGCAGGCGCGGGCAGTGGTAAAACACGGGTGATAACCTACAAGGTGGCTTATTTGATCGAGAACGGGGTGCCTCCCAGTGAAATCTTATTGCTGACTTTTACACGGAAAGCGGCAGACGAAATGCTTGGCAGAGTTGAAAGCCTCCTGACAGAAACTGCTGTCGGCAATGTGTTGGGCGGTACTTTTCACCGCTTCGCCAACTATGCGCTACGCAGATGGGCTTATCTTATTGGAATCCCGAACAATTTCACAATTATTGATACTGAAGACACTGCCGATATTATTGATCTGGTAAAAAAAGAGTTAGGCATAACGGGAATGAAGGATGGTCCGGCATTTCCAAGGAAGGGGAAAATACAGAAGATAATTTCGAGAGCCAGAAATCTGGAGCGTTCAGTTAAAGACGTAATAACCGAATTTTTTGATGAAAACCTTGATTATGTTGAAGAAATCGAAATCCTTGACCAGGCCCAGCAAAAATACAAAGCAATGTCGAACCTGCTTGATTACGACGATTTAATGTTGGTTCTCAGAGATAAGCTTCGGGACAACGAAGAATTCCGGAGTCGGATTCAGCAGTCAATCAAGTATGTTTTGGTTGATGAATACCAGGATACAAATAATGCTCAACGGGAGATTGTTGAGTTACTTGCTGGGGAAAACGGCAAAGTAACAGTGGTGGGCGATGATTCACAAAGCATTTATGGTTTCCGGGGAGCAAATTTTGAGAACATTTTAAGGTTCCCGCAAAGCTTCCCCAGTTGTGGGATAGTTATGATGGAGCAAAACTACAGAAGCGATCAGGGCATTTTGAACTTCTGCAACGATGTCATCAGCAACGCTCGCTTGGGCTTCAAGAAAAAACTCTTCGCAGAGCGTGATACTGGTAAAAAACCAATAGTCAGAAGATTTGCTGACGGACAGGATGAAGCAGAATTTATTGTTGACACCATGCTTGAATTGCGGGAAAACGAACTCGACTATGAAGACTTTGCCGTTCTGACAAGGGCAAGCTGGCACTCAAACTATGTACAAGCGGAACTTCAAAAAAGAGGCATCCCTTATATTGTAGTCGGCGGAATTAAGTTTAGCGAGCGTCGGCATGTCAAGGACCTTATGGCGATGATAAAAATTACTGAAAATTCCCTTGACGCTTTGTCATGGCACAGGATTTTAAAACTCATCGAAGGTATTGGCGAATTCAAAGCAAGAGAAATTGTTGATCAGATTCATCAAAATAAGGGCGTTATAGAGCTTTCCAGGTTTTCAAAGCGCATGTATTATCCCGAACTTGAAAGGCTTCAGGCCACACTGAATCAGGTTATAGAAGGCAATTTCACCGTATCACGGACAGTTGAAATTATGATTAACTATTACAAACCGATTCTGAAGCAGATAGAAGATGACTATGCCTCGCGAAACAAGGACCTTGATATTTTTGCCATCATTGCCGGGAAATACGACGACATGAGAAAATTTTTGACCGACTTTGCACTTGACCCACCATCAAACCGGTACCAGGATGAAAATACACCCATGACAGAACCTGATGAAAAACCTATGGTTATCAGTACCATTCATTCTGCTAAGGGTCTTGAATGGCATACAGTTTTCCTGCCATTCGCACTTGACGGACTGATCCCATCGATAAAAGCATTGGAAACAATCGAAAAGCTTGAAGAAGAGCGCCGGTTATTTTATGTGGCTTGTAGCAGGGCTATGGAGAATCTGTATATTACAATGCCAGCTTATGTTCCTGTTTATGGAGCAGTTTTTACTTTGCCGACGAGATTTCTTTACGATGTTGAAGAAAGTCATTATGAGGTTTTGAATTAA